From a single Spongiibacter taiwanensis genomic region:
- a CDS encoding aromatic ring-hydroxylating oxygenase subunit alpha, whose translation MAMQEPQSQAAPAGLTDSQWQAITELTCHEETRIPTDEANRPSDVYLSQARFDEEMKDIFTSLPMVATMSSYLPEPGMALAIECSGVPVLVTRDREGQARCFINACRHRGSKLVESDEPVKSARLSCPYHAWTYGMNGDLIGVPRQETFPSLKKCDLGLVALSTHESGGYIWVCLDPEKSPSMVEGSAQICADLEAFGLHKMHVYGRRRYDLKANWKLVVEPFLEPYHIQRLHANSIAKMFVDAPNVIRMLGPHQRQCSGKANFDPAILQGNIDNLHKYITHAYLVFPNTVVVTSPYYISVMVLLPTATDRTVVDYYMMVKSAPDNPKADDLYARSYQLIDEVFGGEDFRAAQLQQEGLSSGAIERVFFGGLEEMIGPFHEAVESFLTADPVPC comes from the coding sequence ATGGCGATGCAAGAACCCCAAAGCCAGGCGGCACCTGCCGGGCTGACAGACTCACAATGGCAGGCGATCACTGAGTTGACCTGCCATGAGGAAACCCGAATCCCGACTGACGAAGCGAATCGGCCGAGTGACGTCTATCTGAGCCAGGCGCGCTTTGATGAGGAAATGAAGGATATTTTCACCTCGTTGCCGATGGTGGCGACGATGTCTTCCTATCTGCCGGAGCCGGGTATGGCATTGGCGATAGAGTGTAGTGGTGTACCGGTGTTGGTCACCCGGGATCGCGAGGGGCAAGCCCGTTGTTTTATCAACGCCTGTCGTCACCGAGGCTCGAAATTGGTGGAGAGTGATGAGCCGGTGAAATCTGCCCGTTTGTCTTGTCCTTACCATGCCTGGACTTATGGGATGAACGGAGATTTGATCGGGGTGCCGCGGCAGGAAACCTTTCCGTCGTTAAAAAAATGCGACCTGGGCTTGGTCGCCCTGTCTACCCATGAATCCGGCGGTTATATTTGGGTGTGCCTTGACCCGGAAAAATCACCGTCGATGGTGGAGGGCAGTGCGCAGATTTGTGCGGATCTGGAGGCCTTTGGTCTGCACAAGATGCATGTTTATGGCCGTCGCCGATACGATCTCAAGGCGAACTGGAAATTGGTGGTAGAACCCTTTCTGGAGCCGTACCACATCCAGCGACTGCACGCGAATTCCATTGCCAAGATGTTTGTCGACGCCCCCAATGTTATTCGCATGCTTGGCCCGCATCAGCGCCAGTGTTCGGGCAAGGCCAATTTCGATCCGGCGATACTGCAGGGCAATATCGATAACCTGCACAAATACATCACCCATGCTTACCTGGTGTTTCCCAATACGGTGGTGGTAACGAGCCCCTACTATATCAGTGTGATGGTGTTACTACCGACGGCGACAGATCGGACGGTGGTGGATTACTACATGATGGTTAAATCCGCGCCGGATAATCCCAAGGCAGACGACCTGTATGCGCGCTCTTACCAGTTGATTGACGAGGTCTTTGGTGGCGAGGATTTTCGTGCAGCTCAACTGCAGCAAGAGGGGTTATCCAGCGGTGCGATTGAGCGGGTGTTCTTCGGCGGACTGGAGGAAATGATTGGGCCCTTTCATGAGGCCGTGGAGTCCTTTCTAACTGCCGACCCGGTGCCCTGCTAG
- a CDS encoding 2Fe-2S iron-sulfur cluster-binding protein produces MVNVVFRTHSGEETAVDIPEEGNLMEAAVANNISGIAADCGGSMVCGTCHVMVAPEWQEKLPEQSEMEKDILSYVPEPQPSSRLTCQIPVTAELEGIVLQLPEHQH; encoded by the coding sequence ATGGTCAATGTTGTTTTCAGAACCCATTCCGGCGAAGAAACCGCCGTCGACATTCCCGAAGAGGGCAACCTAATGGAGGCTGCGGTAGCGAATAATATTTCCGGTATCGCCGCCGATTGCGGTGGCTCCATGGTGTGCGGCACCTGCCACGTGATGGTCGCGCCCGAGTGGCAGGAAAAACTGCCGGAACAAAGCGAAATGGAGAAAGACATCCTCTCCTACGTACCAGAACCCCAGCCCAGCAGTCGACTCACCTGCCAGATTCCGGTGACCGCCGAACTTGAGGGAATTGTGTTGCAGCTGCCCGAGCATCAGCACTAA
- a CDS encoding GMC family oxidoreductase: MEEFDYIIAGAGAAGCVLAHRLSENPALSVLLLEAGGEDKHPLIHMPKGLGKLISDPKYMWLYPADAEAGNGFADNEVWARGRVMGGSSSTNGLMYVRGQPSDFNEIAAQSSEDWSWEHIGKAYQALENHELGAGETRGAQGPLRVTVANRRNALTDAFVAAGVEMGLPEYEDVNAPHDGECVGYASRTIYKGRRMSASKAFIDPIRSRSNLTIVTEALVDKVVFDGQRATGVQVQMGGKQPRSRRFTARKEVIICGGAMASPGILQRSGIGPADLLSRLGIPLIADSAEVGCNLLEHRALIAQWRLNVDLSDNKEYVGWRLIKNVLKYFVNGSGPMASGAYEVGAWFKSSAEVARPDVQFLVAPFSFDLASNREKLETWPGMTVVAYPLRPTSPGQIHINTTDPAAYPTLEPNYRTTDHDINLMVKTVEIARRYAAQSPLKQMIDAETYPGPECQSAEDILAAYDKYGVCGYHAVGSCRMGADEKSVVDPALRVRGVSGLRVMDTSVIPQIPSGNTNGPTMAMAWRAADIILRDADRASS, from the coding sequence GTGGAAGAATTCGATTACATTATTGCCGGAGCGGGGGCTGCGGGCTGTGTGCTTGCCCACCGTCTCTCCGAGAACCCCGCGCTGTCAGTGCTGCTGTTGGAGGCGGGTGGCGAGGATAAGCATCCCTTGATCCACATGCCAAAGGGGCTTGGCAAACTGATCAGCGACCCGAAGTATATGTGGTTGTATCCTGCTGATGCCGAAGCCGGCAATGGCTTTGCTGACAATGAAGTGTGGGCGCGGGGCAGGGTGATGGGCGGATCAAGTTCCACCAACGGCCTGATGTATGTGCGTGGTCAGCCTTCCGACTTCAATGAGATTGCTGCTCAATCGAGTGAAGACTGGTCCTGGGAACACATAGGAAAAGCCTATCAGGCGCTGGAAAACCATGAACTTGGTGCTGGCGAAACACGTGGTGCTCAGGGCCCGCTCCGAGTGACGGTGGCAAATCGTCGCAATGCCCTGACCGATGCCTTTGTCGCCGCCGGTGTTGAAATGGGTCTCCCCGAGTATGAAGACGTGAACGCGCCCCACGATGGTGAGTGTGTTGGCTATGCCTCCCGGACCATCTACAAGGGGCGGCGGATGAGCGCTTCCAAGGCCTTTATTGACCCCATCCGCTCGCGCAGTAACCTGACCATTGTGACCGAGGCGCTGGTCGATAAAGTAGTGTTTGATGGCCAGCGCGCCACTGGTGTTCAGGTGCAAATGGGTGGCAAGCAGCCGCGCTCCCGGCGCTTTACTGCGCGAAAGGAAGTCATTATCTGTGGCGGGGCAATGGCCTCGCCCGGCATCCTTCAACGTTCCGGTATTGGCCCCGCCGATTTACTTAGCCGTCTGGGGATTCCCTTGATCGCGGACAGCGCGGAAGTTGGCTGTAATTTGTTGGAGCACCGGGCATTGATCGCTCAGTGGCGCCTGAACGTGGATTTGTCAGATAACAAGGAATATGTCGGTTGGCGCCTGATCAAGAATGTACTCAAATACTTTGTGAATGGGTCGGGGCCGATGGCCTCGGGCGCCTACGAAGTGGGGGCGTGGTTTAAATCCTCTGCGGAGGTAGCCCGGCCAGATGTGCAATTCCTGGTGGCCCCGTTTAGCTTTGATCTTGCGTCTAACCGCGAGAAACTGGAGACTTGGCCGGGTATGACCGTGGTGGCCTACCCCCTGCGGCCAACCTCTCCTGGTCAAATCCATATCAATACTACCGATCCGGCGGCGTACCCCACGCTCGAGCCTAACTACCGGACGACTGACCATGATATTAATTTGATGGTCAAGACGGTTGAGATTGCCCGTCGCTATGCCGCTCAGTCACCGCTGAAGCAAATGATCGACGCTGAGACGTACCCCGGGCCAGAGTGCCAATCCGCTGAAGATATCCTCGCTGCCTATGATAAGTACGGTGTCTGCGGCTATCACGCGGTGGGTTCCTGTCGCATGGGCGCTGACGAAAAGTCCGTGGTGGACCCGGCGCTTCGAGTGCGCGGGGTGAGCGGGCTGCGGGTGATGGATACCTCCGTCATTCCCCAGATTCCCTCGGGCAATACCAATGGCCCCACCATGGCCATGGCCTGGCGTGCTGCGGATATTATTCTGCGGGACGCGGATCGCGCTTCATCGTGA
- a CDS encoding TonB-dependent receptor: protein MTNTPRQTRIARTVASFRLPSLGYTLALAALSQPLLAAEVVIEEVVVTAQKRAERNVDVPISIDSSTGEELANAGITNTQDLAQTVPGLRLDLSGGFSQPTLRGVGSSVAGPGLSASVATYVDGIYRSSALTGAFEMSDIASVQVLKGPQGTLFGRNATGGAIIVTTETPTYEPDAELKYAYGRYNDSRLQVRGSTGLSDTVAVGMAAYLHENDGFVTNTANGEKVDSMNNWGGRLKGLYEPTDALSVLLTYAHSERDDGSPNGLNAYEGRAVANDPSHPSVDPVHNDGDPITIHTRRGKISSDAPLGFTSESDDIALKVEWDLGDLVFTSYTGYHDEVVVYEQDYDVTTLPIFHGKFQVDDDSFSQEFNLTSTGPGPLQWVAGLYYFENDNQFPFFNLVATGFEVAPAFANGQKTKSWAAFLDGSYDLTDRLTLTLGGRYSVDKMTVNFESAANGVPYTEADEQFEDFSPRAVLRYSLDENSSVYASVTRGYKSGVFNAAGFSTVPVEPEEITAYEIGYKTQTGQWSADVAGFYYDYAELQVNRFVDAGSILVNAAEATIYGLDTQIGYAATADLRFDLGLAYTHSEYDDFENAPAYVGTGFPGDPYVTADVDATGNELLRTPEVTANVSMQYQHPVASGMARFNASYYYSSKFYFDAANDTHQDAYGLLNVRLSWAPQDERYEIAVYANNVTDEEYLVQVLAQSAAMLQQYGTPATYGVEFTLRF, encoded by the coding sequence ATGACAAACACCCCGAGGCAGACCCGCATTGCCCGCACGGTCGCATCTTTTCGGCTTCCATCACTGGGATATACCTTGGCGTTGGCCGCTTTATCGCAACCCTTGTTAGCCGCCGAGGTTGTTATTGAAGAAGTCGTCGTGACTGCCCAAAAGCGGGCGGAGCGTAACGTGGATGTACCGATCTCAATTGACTCCTCAACCGGTGAGGAGCTGGCAAACGCGGGGATCACCAACACCCAGGACCTGGCCCAGACGGTACCGGGTTTGCGCCTCGACTTGTCAGGTGGCTTCTCTCAGCCCACCCTGCGCGGGGTGGGTAGCTCGGTGGCCGGACCGGGCTTGAGTGCTTCGGTTGCGACTTATGTGGATGGGATTTATCGGTCTAGTGCGCTAACTGGCGCCTTTGAAATGTCTGATATTGCCTCTGTACAGGTCTTGAAGGGCCCCCAGGGCACCCTCTTTGGTCGCAACGCTACCGGCGGCGCGATCATCGTAACCACCGAAACCCCGACCTATGAGCCGGACGCGGAGCTGAAATACGCCTACGGCCGCTACAACGACAGCCGATTGCAGGTGCGCGGCTCGACCGGCCTGAGCGACACGGTAGCGGTAGGCATGGCGGCATACCTGCATGAAAATGACGGCTTTGTCACCAATACCGCCAATGGTGAAAAGGTCGACAGCATGAATAACTGGGGCGGCCGATTAAAGGGGCTATACGAACCCACCGACGCGTTGAGTGTACTGCTGACCTATGCCCACAGTGAGCGGGACGACGGCTCACCGAACGGCTTGAATGCATACGAAGGCAGAGCGGTTGCGAATGATCCAAGCCACCCGTCAGTCGATCCGGTGCACAACGATGGCGACCCGATTACTATTCATACACGTCGCGGCAAAATTTCGTCGGACGCGCCCCTGGGGTTCACTTCCGAAAGCGACGACATTGCCTTGAAGGTGGAATGGGATTTAGGCGACCTTGTTTTCACATCCTACACCGGCTATCACGATGAAGTGGTGGTTTACGAGCAGGACTACGATGTCACCACCTTGCCGATTTTCCACGGTAAGTTTCAGGTGGATGATGACTCCTTCTCCCAGGAGTTTAACTTGACCTCCACGGGCCCCGGTCCATTGCAGTGGGTAGCGGGCTTGTATTACTTCGAGAACGACAACCAGTTTCCGTTTTTTAATCTGGTCGCCACCGGTTTCGAAGTGGCGCCGGCCTTTGCCAATGGGCAGAAGACCAAGAGCTGGGCAGCCTTTCTTGACGGAAGTTACGACCTGACTGATCGCTTGACACTTACCTTGGGCGGTCGCTACAGCGTGGATAAAATGACCGTTAATTTTGAAAGCGCGGCCAACGGTGTTCCCTACACCGAGGCAGACGAGCAGTTTGAGGACTTTTCGCCCCGTGCGGTGCTTCGTTACAGCCTGGATGAAAACAGTTCGGTGTATGCCTCGGTCACCCGAGGCTACAAGTCGGGTGTCTTCAATGCCGCCGGTTTTAGCACTGTGCCCGTGGAACCCGAGGAAATCACCGCCTACGAGATTGGCTATAAAACCCAGACCGGGCAGTGGAGTGCTGATGTTGCCGGCTTTTACTATGACTATGCCGAGCTACAGGTGAATCGCTTTGTTGATGCAGGGTCCATCCTGGTCAACGCGGCAGAAGCGACGATTTACGGCCTGGATACCCAAATAGGTTATGCGGCCACGGCTGACCTGCGCTTTGACCTCGGCTTGGCCTATACCCATTCTGAATACGACGATTTTGAAAACGCGCCTGCCTATGTTGGTACAGGGTTTCCTGGCGATCCCTATGTGACGGCTGATGTGGATGCGACAGGTAATGAGCTGCTGAGAACTCCAGAGGTGACCGCCAATGTATCGATGCAGTACCAGCATCCCGTCGCCAGTGGCATGGCGCGCTTCAACGCCAGTTATTACTACTCATCAAAGTTCTATTTTGATGCCGCCAATGACACCCATCAGGATGCCTACGGCTTGCTGAATGTGCGGCTTAGCTGGGCGCCTCAGGATGAGCGTTACGAGATTGCTGTCTATGCCAACAATGTGACTGATGAGGAATACCTGGTCCAGGTATTGGCCCAGAGCGCAGCAATGCTACAGCAATACGGCACGCCGGCTACCTATGGTGTGGAGTTCACCTTGCGTTTTTAG